From Bradyrhizobium symbiodeficiens, the proteins below share one genomic window:
- a CDS encoding magnesium transporter CorA family protein: MLKLYRWPSNDWRSISTEMPSEIIWADLLNATDEEKQFVERLLGIRIPSQDSLSEIEASSRLIFDHGTLYLSSPAVQPDEGGEAEITPVGFVIGPHVLVTVRFAQLPIFEAVGERIGSDDSLENGMCVFTSLLEAMVDRGADVLEHLGAKVDGLSRGVFKGGLVRTKRLAHSSRRMREALENIGELADRLAKARDVLLGVGRIASFAGDVGSEWITAASKKRLEAVSKDVVSLNDYETRLSDKIQLLLDAVLGFINIQQNELFKILTIVSVVGVPPTILVGIWGMNFKHMPELDWTFGYPLACLAIIASGVLPLIWFKRRGWFE, translated from the coding sequence TTGCTCAAACTGTATAGATGGCCGTCAAATGACTGGCGAAGCATCAGCACGGAAATGCCCTCTGAGATCATCTGGGCCGACTTACTGAACGCGACCGACGAGGAAAAACAGTTTGTCGAACGGCTGTTGGGAATACGGATTCCGTCCCAGGATTCCCTTAGCGAGATCGAAGCATCGAGCCGACTGATCTTTGATCACGGCACGCTTTATCTCAGCTCTCCTGCAGTCCAGCCCGACGAGGGCGGCGAGGCCGAGATCACGCCCGTGGGCTTCGTCATCGGTCCCCACGTGCTGGTGACGGTGCGTTTTGCCCAACTGCCCATATTCGAGGCCGTCGGCGAGCGAATCGGCTCCGACGACAGTCTCGAGAACGGCATGTGCGTGTTCACCAGCTTGCTCGAAGCAATGGTCGATCGCGGCGCCGATGTCCTGGAGCATCTTGGTGCGAAAGTCGACGGGCTTTCGCGGGGCGTTTTCAAGGGCGGCCTCGTTCGCACCAAACGGCTGGCCCATTCCAGTCGCAGGATGAGGGAAGCGCTCGAAAACATCGGTGAACTCGCGGACAGATTGGCCAAGGCGCGGGACGTTCTGCTCGGGGTCGGCCGCATCGCATCGTTTGCTGGCGACGTCGGCAGCGAGTGGATCACGGCAGCCTCGAAGAAGCGTCTCGAAGCGGTGTCGAAGGACGTCGTCTCGCTCAACGATTACGAGACGAGATTGTCCGACAAGATCCAGCTTCTGCTTGACGCTGTGCTCGGCTTCATCAACATCCAGCAGAACGAGCTGTTCAAGATCCTGACGATCGTGTCCGTCGTCGGTGTGCCCCCCACCATCCTGGTCGGAATCTGGGGCATGAACTTCAAGCACATGCCGGAGCTGGACTGGACGTTCGGCTATCCGCTGGCATGCCTCGCGATCATTGCAAGCGGCGTTCTGCCGCTGATCTGGTTCAAACGGCGCGGCTGGTTCGAATGA
- a CDS encoding ABC transporter ATP-binding protein, which yields MTAAPLLDVKDLEQRYALPRESLFRPPGQVRALNGVNVRVAAGRSLGIVGESGSGKSTFARLVMALERPTSGQVALLGRDLNRISADELRHARRDFQMVFQDPYGSLDPRQTIARIVAEPLTVLEGADRATFGERVAAALRQVGLRGADMEKYPHEFSGGQRQRIAIARALITQPKLIVADEPVSALDVSVQAQVLNLMQDLQEQFGLSYVLISHDLAVVDYLCDEVAVMYLGRIVEQGRPEDLFEHCAHPYTRALLEAVPRARAGGGRRRRGSQAIASQSAATTGCPYVVRCPLADQHCREALPALRKVGEGHLAACHRAEAVMALPPAAVEG from the coding sequence ATGACCGCTGCGCCGCTTCTCGACGTGAAGGATCTCGAGCAACGCTACGCTCTGCCGCGCGAAAGCCTGTTTCGCCCGCCGGGGCAGGTGCGTGCGCTCAATGGTGTGAACGTGCGGGTTGCCGCGGGCAGGAGCCTCGGAATCGTCGGCGAGTCCGGGTCGGGCAAGTCGACCTTCGCGCGGCTGGTGATGGCGCTGGAGCGGCCGACGTCGGGACAGGTCGCGCTGCTCGGCCGCGATCTCAATCGCATCTCCGCCGACGAGTTGCGTCACGCCCGCCGCGATTTCCAGATGGTGTTCCAGGACCCCTACGGCTCGCTCGATCCGCGGCAGACCATCGCGCGCATTGTCGCGGAACCGTTGACGGTGCTGGAGGGGGCCGATCGCGCCACGTTCGGTGAACGTGTCGCCGCGGCGCTGCGCCAGGTCGGCTTGCGCGGTGCCGACATGGAGAAATACCCGCACGAATTCTCCGGCGGCCAGCGCCAGCGCATCGCAATTGCGCGCGCGCTGATCACCCAGCCGAAGCTGATCGTCGCCGACGAGCCGGTCTCGGCGCTCGATGTCTCCGTGCAGGCGCAGGTGCTGAACCTGATGCAGGATCTGCAGGAGCAGTTCGGCCTCAGCTACGTCCTGATCAGCCACGACCTCGCCGTCGTCGACTATCTCTGCGACGAGGTCGCGGTGATGTATCTCGGCCGGATCGTCGAGCAGGGCCGCCCCGAAGACCTGTTCGAGCATTGCGCCCACCCCTATACGCGGGCGCTGCTGGAGGCGGTGCCGCGGGCGCGCGCCGGCGGCGGGCGGCGGCGGCGCGGGAGCCAGGCGATCGCCTCGCAATCGGCGGCCACCACCGGGTGCCCCTATGTCGTGCGCTGTCCGCTCGCCGACCAGCATTGCCGCGAGGCGCTGCCTGCGTTACGCAAGGTGGGCGAGGGGCACCTTGCCGCCTGCCACAGGGCCGAGGCCGTGATGGCGTTGCCGCCGGCAGCCGTGGAAGGTTAG
- a CDS encoding ring-cleaving dioxygenase → MSGLHHVTAIAGDPIRNFGFYTRDLGLRFVKKTVNFDDPGTYHFYYGDETGRPGTILTFFPWAGVPAGRRGVGETHQTAFRVPQRSLGYWTQRFTEKGIAYEALEKRFGESVLPFTDPDGMALALVGVPGIENEPGWSNGDVPAEHAIRGFHGVTLLLDSAAKTAAILTDVFGFKETGREGSVIRFKAQGDAEGSVVDIYEAKGFLRGHQGGGSVHHIAFRAADDAEQGKMAQQLVSSHGLHPTEQRDRNYFRSIYFREPGGVLFEIATDIPGFAVDEPVATLGRDLKLPSFLEAQRKQIEDVLPSLEESVS, encoded by the coding sequence ATGTCTGGACTGCACCATGTGACCGCGATCGCCGGCGACCCCATCCGCAATTTCGGCTTCTACACCCGGGATCTCGGCCTGCGCTTCGTCAAGAAGACGGTCAATTTCGACGATCCCGGCACCTATCATTTCTATTACGGCGATGAGACCGGCCGGCCCGGCACCATCCTGACCTTCTTTCCCTGGGCCGGCGTTCCGGCCGGGCGCCGCGGCGTCGGCGAGACCCATCAGACCGCGTTCCGCGTGCCGCAGCGCTCGCTCGGCTACTGGACCCAGCGCTTCACGGAGAAGGGCATTGCCTATGAGGCGCTCGAGAAGCGCTTTGGCGAGTCCGTGCTGCCATTCACCGATCCCGACGGCATGGCCCTCGCGCTGGTCGGCGTGCCGGGCATCGAGAACGAGCCTGGCTGGAGCAACGGAGATGTGCCGGCGGAGCATGCGATCCGCGGCTTCCACGGCGTAACCTTGCTGCTCGACAGCGCGGCGAAGACGGCCGCTATCCTCACCGACGTGTTCGGCTTCAAGGAGACCGGCCGCGAAGGCTCGGTGATCCGCTTCAAGGCGCAGGGCGATGCCGAAGGCAGCGTAGTCGACATCTACGAGGCCAAGGGATTCCTGCGTGGGCATCAGGGCGGTGGATCCGTGCATCACATCGCCTTCCGCGCGGCGGACGACGCCGAGCAAGGCAAGATGGCGCAACAGCTCGTGAGCAGTCACGGCCTGCATCCGACCGAGCAGAGGGACCGCAACTACTTCCGCTCGATCTACTTCCGCGAGCCCGGCGGCGTGCTGTTCGAGATCGCGACCGACATCCCCGGCTTCGCCGTCGATGAACCCGTCGCGACGCTGGGACGCGACCTCAAGCTGCCGAGTTTCCTCGAAGCCCAGCGCAAGCAGATCGAGGACGTGTTGCCGAGCCTGGAAGAGAGCGTGTCATGA
- a CDS encoding alpha/beta hydrolase has protein sequence MTESAFIHRFEPAISAGSPPLLLLHGTGGDENDLLGLGKMISPGSALLSPRGRVLEHGMPRFFRRLAEGVFDEQDVRRRALELGDFVSEARKQYGIAAPVAVGFSNGANIAAALLLLQPELLAGAILLRAMVPLSDPPTADLAGKPILLLSGQTDPIVPPGNSAKLAALLSQAGASVTHRVLPAGHQLSQADVTLARDWIGKVDAKAA, from the coding sequence ATGACCGAGAGTGCCTTCATCCATCGCTTCGAGCCCGCGATCAGCGCGGGCTCCCCTCCGCTCCTGCTGCTGCATGGCACCGGCGGCGACGAGAACGATCTGCTCGGGCTCGGCAAGATGATCTCGCCTGGCTCGGCCCTGCTCTCGCCGCGCGGCCGCGTGCTCGAGCACGGCATGCCGCGCTTCTTCCGCCGTCTCGCCGAAGGCGTCTTCGACGAGCAGGATGTGCGGCGGCGCGCGCTCGAGCTCGGCGATTTCGTCAGCGAGGCACGGAAGCAATATGGCATCGCAGCGCCTGTCGCGGTCGGCTTCTCCAACGGCGCCAACATCGCAGCCGCGCTGTTGCTGCTGCAACCGGAATTGCTGGCTGGCGCAATCCTGCTGCGCGCGATGGTGCCGCTGTCGGATCCGCCCACGGCCGATCTTGCAGGCAAGCCGATCCTGCTACTGTCTGGCCAGACCGATCCGATCGTACCGCCCGGCAATTCGGCCAAGCTTGCCGCTCTGCTCTCGCAAGCGGGCGCGAGCGTGACCCACAGGGTCCTGCCGGCGGGCCATCAATTGTCGCAAGCCGACGTGACGCTCGCCCGCGACTGGATCGGCAAGGTCGACGCCAAGGCAGCATGA
- the bluB gene encoding 5,6-dimethylbenzimidazole synthase, producing the protein MVEFDDTFRQHLRELFVWRRDVRRFRTDPLPAGAIDRLIETACLSPSVGLSQPWRFVVVDDVARRRAIIDDFTACNAEALNCYSGDRAARYAALKLSGLEQAPGHLAVFADKASDIGHGLGRATMPETIEYSVVAAITAMWLAARAESIGIGWVSILNPDRIHAILDVPHSWKFISYLCIGYPEIECDQPELEQAKWEHRRGAEEFTLRR; encoded by the coding sequence TTCGTGTGGCGCCGCGACGTCCGCCGCTTTCGAACTGACCCACTGCCGGCCGGCGCCATCGATCGCCTGATCGAGACCGCCTGCCTTTCGCCCTCGGTCGGCCTCAGCCAGCCCTGGCGCTTCGTCGTCGTCGACGATGTTGCACGGCGCCGCGCCATCATCGACGATTTCACGGCGTGTAACGCCGAGGCACTGAATTGCTATTCGGGCGACCGTGCGGCGCGCTACGCCGCACTGAAACTCTCTGGCCTCGAACAGGCCCCCGGCCATCTCGCCGTGTTCGCCGACAAGGCCAGCGACATCGGCCACGGCCTCGGCCGCGCCACCATGCCGGAGACGATCGAATATTCCGTCGTCGCCGCCATCACCGCGATGTGGCTCGCCGCACGCGCCGAGAGCATCGGCATTGGCTGGGTGTCGATTCTGAATCCGGATCGGATCCACGCGATTCTCGACGTGCCTCATAGCTGGAAGTTCATCTCCTATCTCTGCATCGGTTATCCCGAGATCGAATGCGACCAGCCCGAGCTCGAGCAGGCGAAGTGGGAACACCGGCGCGGTGCCGAGGAGTTTACGCTGCGGCGTTAG
- a CDS encoding ABC transporter ATP-binding protein: MGEREAVPLLEVDSLGVGLNTSRGRAQAVRDVRFTLKRGDTLGLVGESGCGKSITALSLMGLLPDSAVISGSIKLDDHELAGLADADYCKLRGNRISMIFQEPMTALNPMHTIGHQVAEPLRRHKNHSAAQARKEAIALLDRVGLPDANRRIDAYPHQFSGGQRQRITIAMALACEPDLLIADEPTTALDVTIQGQILDLIADLVEERGMSMILISHDLGVIAENVQRMMVMYGGTVVESGPTDEVFRRMGHPYTQGLFRARPKLGARKGTRLKTISGTVPELADLPSGCAFSDRCPLVIDRCRAALPPMIDVGPGHFVRCIRTDVSMSEREGVLTA, from the coding sequence ATGGGCGAGCGAGAGGCCGTGCCGCTGCTCGAGGTCGATAGCCTCGGCGTCGGTCTCAACACCAGCCGCGGGCGTGCGCAGGCCGTGCGCGATGTCCGCTTTACCCTGAAGCGCGGCGACACGCTGGGGCTGGTCGGCGAGTCTGGCTGCGGCAAGTCGATCACTGCGCTGTCCCTGATGGGGCTGCTGCCCGATAGCGCAGTGATCTCCGGTAGCATCAAGCTCGATGATCACGAACTCGCCGGGCTTGCCGACGCGGACTATTGCAAGCTGCGTGGCAATCGCATCAGTATGATCTTCCAGGAGCCGATGACCGCTCTCAACCCGATGCATACGATCGGTCATCAGGTCGCCGAGCCGCTGCGGCGTCACAAGAACCATTCTGCGGCGCAGGCACGCAAGGAGGCGATCGCCTTGCTCGACCGCGTCGGACTGCCCGATGCTAACAGGCGCATCGACGCCTATCCCCACCAGTTCTCCGGCGGCCAGCGCCAGCGCATCACCATCGCGATGGCGCTGGCCTGCGAGCCAGACCTGTTGATCGCGGACGAGCCGACCACCGCGCTCGACGTCACCATCCAGGGCCAGATCCTCGACCTCATCGCCGATCTTGTCGAGGAGCGCGGCATGTCGATGATCCTGATCTCGCACGATCTCGGCGTCATCGCCGAGAACGTTCAGCGCATGATGGTGATGTATGGCGGCACGGTCGTCGAGAGCGGGCCGACCGACGAGGTGTTCCGCCGCATGGGTCATCCCTATACGCAGGGCCTGTTCCGCGCCCGGCCGAAGCTTGGCGCGCGCAAGGGCACGCGGCTGAAGACGATCTCGGGCACCGTGCCGGAGCTTGCCGATCTGCCTTCCGGCTGCGCCTTCTCCGACCGCTGTCCGCTCGTGATCGACCGGTGCCGTGCCGCGCTTCCGCCGATGATCGACGTCGGACCCGGGCACTTCGTCCGCTGCATCAGGACCGATGTCTCGATGTCGGAACGCGAGGGAGTGCTGACCGCATGA
- a CDS encoding ABC transporter substrate-binding protein, which translates to MLRKLSIVAFAAALVAAPLPVQAQSKKDSVVMGMTLEPPGLDPTNAAAAAIAEVTLYNIYETLTKINEDGTTSPLLAESWTASPDLKTYTFKLRKGVKFHNGEPFNSAAVKFSFERNAAATSTNKDKSLFQAFEKVETPDADTVVIAVKHSEPNLPFLLGQASGSIVEPKSAATNVTQPVGTGPYQLGAWAKGSSITLTKWADYRNASAIKLSKVTIRFISDPAAQAAALLSNDVDAFPRIATRVVAQFKSDPRFTVLIGGSRAKTIVAINHRKKPLDDVRVRRAILAAIDRKALIDGAVEGFGTPIGSFYTPGSLGYVDTTGVNPYDPEKAKKLLTEASVTAPLELSLKLPPPPYARQGGEIVAAQLAKVGIVAKIENVEWAQWLSQVFAPNGPHNFDLTIVSHVEPFDLVKLTEPDYYIGYNNEAFNALYKQIVSTPDEASRTKLLGDAQRMLATDAVSAYLFQPQWPTVTNKKLKGVWKEVPQFENDFSAWSWE; encoded by the coding sequence ATGTTGAGGAAACTATCGATCGTCGCCTTTGCCGCCGCGCTGGTGGCAGCGCCTTTGCCCGTGCAGGCGCAGAGCAAGAAGGACAGCGTCGTCATGGGAATGACGCTGGAGCCGCCGGGGCTCGACCCCACCAATGCCGCCGCTGCTGCGATCGCTGAAGTCACGCTCTACAACATTTACGAGACGCTGACCAAGATCAACGAGGACGGCACTACCTCGCCGCTGCTGGCGGAGAGCTGGACCGCATCGCCCGATCTGAAGACCTACACGTTCAAGCTGCGCAAGGGCGTCAAATTCCACAATGGCGAGCCGTTCAATTCAGCGGCAGTGAAGTTCTCGTTCGAACGCAACGCGGCCGCGACCAGCACCAACAAGGACAAGAGCCTGTTCCAGGCTTTCGAGAAGGTCGAGACGCCCGATGCCGACACCGTCGTCATCGCGGTGAAACATTCCGAGCCGAACCTGCCGTTCCTGCTCGGACAGGCGAGCGGCTCGATCGTCGAGCCGAAGAGCGCGGCGACCAACGTCACGCAGCCGGTCGGGACCGGGCCCTATCAGCTTGGCGCCTGGGCCAAGGGCTCCTCGATCACGCTGACCAAATGGGCCGATTATCGCAACGCCTCCGCGATCAAGCTCTCGAAGGTGACGATCCGCTTCATCTCCGATCCGGCCGCCCAGGCCGCTGCGCTGCTCTCGAACGACGTCGACGCATTTCCGCGCATCGCGACCCGCGTCGTTGCTCAGTTCAAGTCCGATCCACGCTTCACGGTGCTGATCGGCGGCTCCCGGGCCAAGACCATCGTCGCTATCAACCACCGCAAGAAGCCGCTCGACGACGTCCGCGTTCGTCGCGCCATCCTCGCCGCGATCGACCGCAAGGCGTTGATCGACGGCGCCGTCGAGGGCTTCGGCACGCCGATCGGCAGCTTCTACACGCCGGGATCGCTGGGCTATGTCGACACCACCGGCGTCAACCCCTACGACCCGGAGAAGGCCAAGAAGCTGCTCACGGAAGCCAGCGTCACCGCGCCGCTCGAGCTCTCGCTGAAACTGCCGCCGCCGCCTTACGCGCGGCAGGGTGGCGAGATCGTCGCGGCCCAGCTCGCCAAGGTCGGCATCGTCGCCAAGATCGAGAACGTCGAATGGGCGCAGTGGTTGTCGCAGGTGTTCGCGCCCAACGGTCCGCACAATTTCGACCTGACCATCGTCAGCCATGTCGAGCCGTTCGACCTCGTCAAGCTCACCGAGCCGGACTACTATATCGGTTACAACAACGAGGCCTTCAACGCGCTCTACAAGCAGATCGTGTCGACGCCGGACGAAGCCTCCCGCACCAAGCTGCTCGGCGACGCCCAGCGCATGCTGGCCACCGACGCCGTCTCCGCCTACCTGTTCCAGCCGCAATGGCCGACCGTCACCAACAAGAAGCTGAAGGGCGTCTGGAAGGAAGTCCCGCAGTTCGAGAACGATTTCTCGGCGTGGTCCTGGGAATAG
- a CDS encoding LysR family transcriptional regulator has protein sequence MDKLGSLRAFVKVVESGSFAEAGRQLRLSRSAISKYIADLEESLGVQLLNRTTRHASPTESGQRYFERALVILSEVEAADQAVTQAQSAPRGLLRVNAPMSFGTMRLGPVLADFMTRHGELQLQIVLSDDLLDPVQDGFDVTLRIAELESSSLIARKIMPVARMICASPDYLARHGTPKHPQDLREHNSLTYGFLLTGNQWKLTGSDGDHWIQPAWSLCVNNAEVLRDVAIKGRGLALLPEFIAADALRKGELRTVLDNYSAPPLALYAVYPPTRHLSVKVRLFIDFLVERFGREEERVQAR, from the coding sequence GTGGATAAGCTCGGCAGCCTGCGGGCCTTCGTGAAAGTGGTCGAAAGCGGCAGTTTTGCCGAGGCGGGCCGCCAGTTGCGGCTGTCGCGCTCGGCGATCAGCAAGTACATCGCCGACCTCGAGGAGAGCCTCGGCGTCCAGCTGTTGAACCGGACCACGCGGCATGCGAGCCCGACCGAGAGCGGCCAGCGCTATTTCGAACGCGCGCTCGTCATCCTTTCGGAGGTCGAGGCGGCCGATCAGGCGGTGACGCAAGCCCAGTCGGCGCCGCGTGGGCTGCTCCGCGTCAACGCACCGATGTCGTTCGGCACGATGCGGTTAGGTCCGGTGCTCGCCGATTTCATGACGCGTCACGGCGAGCTTCAGCTCCAGATCGTGCTCAGCGACGACCTGCTCGATCCCGTGCAGGACGGTTTCGACGTGACCTTGCGGATCGCGGAATTGGAATCGTCGAGCTTGATCGCGCGAAAGATCATGCCGGTGGCGCGCATGATCTGTGCGTCCCCGGATTATCTCGCGCGTCACGGCACGCCAAAACATCCGCAGGATCTGCGCGAGCACAATTCCCTGACCTACGGCTTCCTGCTCACCGGCAATCAGTGGAAGCTTACAGGCAGCGACGGCGACCACTGGATCCAGCCGGCCTGGTCGCTCTGCGTCAACAATGCCGAGGTGCTGCGCGATGTCGCGATCAAGGGCAGGGGGCTCGCGCTGCTGCCGGAGTTCATCGCCGCCGACGCTTTGCGGAAGGGCGAGCTGCGAACGGTGCTGGATAATTATTCCGCGCCGCCGCTCGCGCTTTACGCGGTGTATCCGCCGACCCGGCATCTGTCGGTGAAGGTGCGGCTGTTCATCGATTTCCTGGTCGAGCGGTTTGGGCGGGAAGAGGAGCGCGTGCAGGCGCGCTGA